A single genomic interval of Oncorhynchus tshawytscha isolate Ot180627B linkage group LG15, Otsh_v2.0, whole genome shotgun sequence harbors:
- the LOC112214555 gene encoding E3 ubiquitin-protein ligase TRIM39, whose translation MKRMASPTSLLSENQFQCSVCLDVFTDPVTTPCGHTFCMACIRGLWKISYGCKCPTCENTFTVRPQISINVAFKEITDQFKRIQVGVSNLTVAKPGEVACDVCTGGTIKALKSCLVCLTSYCEPHLEPHKRVATLKVHKLIDPVEKLEDRMCKKHEKLLESFCKTDQMCVCQFCTETCHKTHHTVAIEEECGEKKAQIKKMESGVQQMIQVRQKKVEEIKHSMELSRITSKKEMEDGAQIFTALVKSIERSQAELNEGIEEKQSAAERRAEGLVKELEQEITELQRRSTELEQLSITEDHLHLLQSLPSLCTTPPTKDWSEISVDSDMCVGNVRRALSQLEDTLKNELETLKEREFKRIQKYAVDVTLDPDTAHPNIVLSSDCKQARRGDMLQILPDNPQRFDPVLCILGKRGFSIGRFYFEVQVGDKTYWDLGVVRGSVNRKGMITSTPENGYWTIRLRGGEEYRALASPSILLSLGEKPQKVGVFVDYEEGLVSFYDVEAKAHIYSFTGFSFTERLYPFLSPSVSDDGKNSAPLVISPVNHEG comes from the exons ATGAAGA GGATGGCTTCCCCTACTAGTCTGTTATCAGAGAATCAGTtccagtgttctgtctgtctggatgtgttCACTGACCCAGTCACGACCCCATGTGGCCACACCTTCTGCATGGCCTGTATCAGAGGGCTCTGGAAGATCAGTTATGGCTGTAAGTGCCCAACCTGTGAGAATACCTTCACAGTTAGGCCCCAAATCAGCATCAACGTTGCATTCAAAGAAATCACCGATCAATTCAAGAGGATTCAAGTTGGCGTCTCAAACCTAACTGTGGCTAAGCCTGGTGAGGTGGCCTGCGATGTCTGTACCGGAGGGACGATCAAGGCCCTCAAGTCCTGCTTGGTGTGTCTGACCTCTTACTGCGAGCCTCACCTGGAGCCTCACAAGAGAGTTGCTACGCTGAAGGTCCACAAACTGATTGACCCTGTGGAGAAGTTGGAAGACAGGATGTGTAAGAAGCACGAGAAGCTCCTGGAGTCGTTCTGTAAGACCGACCAGATGTGTGTCTGTCAGTTCTGCACCGAGACGTGCCACAAAACTCACCACACAGTTGCTATAGAGGAGGAGTGTGGGGAAAAGAAG GCTCAGATAAAGAAGATGGAGTCAGGAGTTCAGCAGATGATCCAGGTCAGACAGAAGAAGGTGGAGGAGATCAAACATTCAATGGAACTCAGTAGG ATAACTTCTAAGAAAGAGATGGAAGATGGTGCACAGATCTTCACTGCTCTGGTGAAATCCATCGAGAGAAGCCAGGCCGAGCTCAATGAGGGGATCGAGGAGAAGCAGTCAGCAGCAGAGAGGCGAGCTGAAGGGCTTGTCAAAGAGCTGGAGCAGGAAatcactgagctacagaggagaaGCACTGAGCTGGAACAGCTATCAATCACTGAGGACCACCTCCACCTCTTACAG AGTTTGCCATCGCTGTGCACCACTCCACCCACCAAggactggtctgagatcagtgtTGACTCTGACATGTGTGTGGGGAATGTGAGGAGAGCTCTATCTCAACTAGAGGACACACTTAAGAATGAGTTAGAGACCCTGAAAGAGAGAG AATTTAAGAGGATCCAGAAGTATGCAG TGGACGTGACTTTGGACCCAGACACCGCACACCCCAACATCGTCCTGTCCTCTGACTGCAAGCAGGCACGGCGCGGTGACATGTTGCAGATTCTCCCTGACAACCCCCAGCGCTTCGACCCGGTGCTTTGTATCTTGGGGAAGAGAGGTTTCTCCATTGGGAGGTTCTACTTTGAGGTTCAG GTGGGGGACAAGACCTACTGGGATCTGGGCGTGGTCAGAGGGTCCGTCAACCGGAAGGGGATGATAACTTCGACCCCAGAGAACGGCTACTGGACCATTAGGCTCAGAGGAGGGGAAGAGTACCGGGCCCTTGCATccccctccattctcctctccctggGGGAGAAACCCCAGAAGGTTGGGGTGTTTGTGGATTATGAGGAAGGGTTAGTGTCCTTTTACGATGTGGAGGCCAAGGCTCATATCTATTCTTTCACTGGATTCTCCTTCACTGAAAGGCTCTATCCATTCCTCAGCCCCAGTGTTAGTGATGATGGTAAAAACTCAGCCCCATTGGTCATCTCCCCTGTCAATCATGAAGGTTAG